A portion of the Chondrinema litorale genome contains these proteins:
- a CDS encoding acyl carrier protein, whose product MSEIAEKVKKIIIEKLGVEESEVTPEASFTNDLGADSLDTVELIMEFEKEFNISIPDDQAESITSVGQAISYLEENAS is encoded by the coding sequence ATGTCAGAAATTGCAGAAAAAGTAAAGAAAATCATAATCGAAAAGTTGGGAGTTGAAGAGTCTGAAGTTACTCCAGAAGCTAGTTTTACTAATGACTTAGGAGCTGATTCTTTAGATACTGTAGAGTTGATTATGGAATTTGAAAAAGAGTTTAACATCTCAATACCTGACGACCAGGCTGAAAGCATTACCTCTGTCGGACAAGCTATTAGCTATCTGGAAGAAAACGCAAGCTAA
- a CDS encoding IPExxxVDY family protein: protein MARLNVPYDFSFELIALLSSKKPHKLAWEINRIFGFSLIRTVDICLNFDKEFDMYFINYLYKTDHLSVRLIKNKSVSDMENPGGFLLPELNQYDYFLIVEDFSEELTSEYIADILRNLQGIEHLLQVEADNLKNKENLLF from the coding sequence ATGGCACGTTTAAACGTTCCTTACGATTTTTCTTTTGAACTGATAGCCCTCCTAAGTAGCAAGAAACCACACAAGCTTGCATGGGAAATTAACCGTATTTTCGGTTTTAGCCTTATCAGAACTGTTGATATCTGCTTAAACTTTGATAAGGAGTTTGATATGTATTTTATCAATTATTTATACAAAACTGACCATCTTTCTGTGCGATTAATTAAAAATAAATCTGTATCTGATATGGAAAACCCCGGTGGATTTTTACTACCAGAGCTAAATCAGTATGATTATTTTTTAATAGTAGAAGATTTTTCAGAGGAATTAACCTCCGAATACATAGCTGATATTTTAAGAAACTTGCAAGGTATTGAGCACCTTTTACAAGTAGAAGCTGACAACCTGAAAAATAAAGAAAACTTGCTTTTTTAA